The Ornithinimicrobium sufpigmenti genome includes the window AGGAAGAGCTTGACGAGGTGCGCAGCACCCTCCAGGAGGAAGCGGCACGGCTGCACACCGAGGTCGCGGAGGCCGAGCAGGACCTCGCAGAGCTGATGCGGGACTACGGCGACGGTGCGGGGGACGACCAGGCCGACGCCGGATCGGCCACGCTCGAGCGGGAGCAGGAGCTGTCCCTCGCGAACAACTCCCGCGAGCTGCTGCAGCAGGTCACGCACGCCCTGGAGCGGATCGCGGACGGGACCTACGGCAACTGCGAGTCCTGCGGTCAGCCGATCGGGAAGATGCGGCTGCAGGCCTTCCCCCGTGCGACGCTATGCCTGACATGCAAGCAGAAGCAGGAACGCCGCTGACCCACGCCCATCCCCGCCGGACCACCCTGATCTTCCTGGTGGCCGCCGGCTGGCTGATCCTCGACCAGGCCACGAAGTGGTGGGCCGAGAGTGCCCTGACCCGGGGCGAGTCGGTGCCTCTCGTCGGGGAGCTGCTGCAGCTGCACCTGACCTACAACTCCGGCGCCGCCTTCTCGCTCGGGACCGGGATGACGGGCGTGCTCACCGCCGTCGCCACGGTCGTGGTCCTGGTGATCATCTGGCAGGCCCTGCGCACCCGCAGCCTGCCGTGGGCGCTGACGCTGGGTCTGCTGCTGGGCGGGGCGCTGGGCAACCTCACCGACCGCTACCTGCGCCCACCGGGACCGGGCCGCGGCCACGTCGTCGACTTCCTCGCCCTGCCCAACTTCCCGGTCTTCAACTTCGCCGACATGGGCATCACCTTCGCGGCGGTGGCGATCGTCATCCTCGCGCTGCGGGGCTACCTGCCCGACGGGACCCGTGAGGTCGCCGAGAAGGATGCTGACGACCACACGCAGGGGGCTGCGGACCGGCACGGCACCGACCGCGCGGCCGAGGAGCGTGGCCGGTGAGCGAGTCCCGCTGGTTCACCGTGCCCGACGGGCTGGAGGGGGAACGGGTCGACAGCGCCCTGGCCCGGCTGCTGGGGCTGTCCCGGTCCAAGGCGGCCGACCTGGCCGCAGCCGGCCAGGTGCGCGCCGACGGCAAGGTGGTCGGCAAGTCGGACCGGGTGAGCGCCGGGTCGATGCTGGACGTCGAGCTGCCGCCTGCCGGCCCGCCGCCGGGCCTGGAGGTCGTCGCCGAGCCGGTCGAGGGGATGCGGATCGTCCACGACGACACCGAGGTCGTGGTCGTCGACAAGCCCGCGTTCGTGGCCGCCCACCCCAGCGTGGGCTGGAGCGGGCCGACGGTCGTCGGGGGACTGGCCGCGGCCGGCTACCGGATCTCCACGTCCGGGGCACCGGAGAGGCAGGGGATCGTCCAGCGCCTCGACGTCGGCACCAGCGGGCTCATGGTCATCGCCAAGTCCGAGCGGGCCTACACCGTGCTCAAGCAGGCCTTCCGCGACCGGGTGGTCGACAAGACCTACCACACGCTGGTCCAGGGGCTGCCGGACCCGCACGAGGGCACCATCGAGGCCCCCATCGGTCGACACCCCGGCCACGACTACCGGTTCGCGGTGATGAGCACCGGGCGCCCGTCCGTCACGCACTACCAGCTGCTGGAGGCGCACCGGTCCGCCAGCCTGCTGGAGGTGCACCTGGAGACCGGTCGTACCCACCAGATCCGGGTGCACTTCTCGGCCCTGCGCCACCCCTGCGCGGGGGACCTCACCTACGGTGCCGACCCCGTGCTGGCCAAGCGTCTGGGGCTGGACCGCCAGTGGCTGCACGCCACCGGGCTCGGCTTCGAGCACCCCGGCAGCGGCGAGTACGTGCACTTCGACTCGCCCTACCCGCAGGACCTGCAGACCGCGCTGGACCGCATCCGCGGCTGAGCCGACGGCGGCTGCCTGCGTTGTCAGGGGACCGATCTAGGATCGGTCTCGATGTCACGCTCAGTCAGCCCCGATCAGAACTTCGTGCACCTGCACAACCACACCGAGTACTCCATGCTCGACGGTGCGGCGCGTATCTCGGAGATGTTCGAGGTGGCCGCCGAGCAGGGGATGCCCGCCATCGCGACGACGGACCACGGGTTCGTCTTCGGCGCCTACGAGTTCTGGAAGACGGCTCAGCGCTACGACGTCAAGCCGATCATCGGGCTGGAGGCCTACGTCACCCCCGGCACGCACCGGACCGACAAGACCCGGGTGAAGTACGGCGACGGGGGCCGCGACGACGTCTCCGGCTCCGGTGCCTACACCCACATGACGCTGCTGGCGCGCAACAACAACGGCATGCACAACCTCTTCCGCCTGGCGTCCCTGGCCTCCCTGGAGGGCTACTACTTCAAGCCCCGGATGGACCGCGAGCTGCTGGAGACCTACGGCCAGGGCCTGATCGCCACCACCGGTTGCCCCTCCGGCGAGATCCAGACCCGGCTGCGGATGGGCCAGTGGGACGAGGCGGTCCGCTACGCCTCGGACATGAAGGACATCTTCGGGCAGGGCAACTACTACCTCGAGCTGATGGACCACGGCATCGACATCGAGCGGGTGGTCCGCCAGGACCTGCTCAAGCTGGCCAAGGAGCTGTCGCTGCCGCTGCTGGCCACCAACGACCTGCACTACACCCGCCGCGAGGACGCCGGCGCGCACGGCGCGCTGCTGTGCGTCTCGACCGGCTCCCAGCTCAGCGACCCCAACCGGTTCAAGTTCGACGGGGACGGCTACTACATCAAGAGTGCCGCGGAGATGCGCGAGGTATGGCGTGAGCTGCCCGAGGCCTGCGACAACACCCTGCTCGTGGCCGAGCGGTGCGAGGTGTCCTTCACCGAGGGCGAGGGCCGCTACATGCCCAAGTTCCCGGTGCCCGAGGGCGAGGACGAGACCAGCTGGTTCATCAAGGAGGTCGAGGCCGGGCTGCACCGGCGCTTCCCCGAGGGCGTGCCCGACTACGCCCGCAAGCAGGCCGAGTACGAGACCGAGGTCATCGTCGGCAAGGGCTACCCCGGCTACTTCCTCGTCGTCGCCGACTTCATCAACTGGGCCAAGAGCCAGGGCATCCGGGTCGGCCCCGGCCGCGGCTCCGGTGCGGGGTCGACCTGCGCCTACGCGCTCGGCATCACCGACCTCGACCCCATCCCGCACGGGCTGATCTTCGAGCGCTTCCTCAACCCCGAGCGCATGTCGATGCCCGACTTCGACGTCGACTTCGACGACCGGCGCCGCGGCGAGGTGATCCGCTACGTCACCGAGAAGTACGGCGACGACCGGGTCGCGATGATCGTCACCTACGGCACGATCAAGGCCAAGCAGGCCCTCAAGGACGCCTCCCGCGTGATGGGCTTCCCGTTCGCGATGGGAGAGAAGCTGACCAAGGCGATGCCGCCGGACGTCATGGGCAAGGGCATCACCCTGTCCGGCATCGAGGACCCTACGGACAAGAGGTATGCCGAGGCCTCGGAGTTCCGCGAGCTGCTGGCCGACGACCCGCACGCCCGGGAGGTGTATGAGACCGCGCGCGGCCTGGAGG containing:
- a CDS encoding RluA family pseudouridine synthase, translated to MSESRWFTVPDGLEGERVDSALARLLGLSRSKAADLAAAGQVRADGKVVGKSDRVSAGSMLDVELPPAGPPPGLEVVAEPVEGMRIVHDDTEVVVVDKPAFVAAHPSVGWSGPTVVGGLAAAGYRISTSGAPERQGIVQRLDVGTSGLMVIAKSERAYTVLKQAFRDRVVDKTYHTLVQGLPDPHEGTIEAPIGRHPGHDYRFAVMSTGRPSVTHYQLLEAHRSASLLEVHLETGRTHQIRVHFSALRHPCAGDLTYGADPVLAKRLGLDRQWLHATGLGFEHPGSGEYVHFDSPYPQDLQTALDRIRG
- a CDS encoding TraR/DksA family transcriptional regulator produces the protein MASSTDKTGVDPRLTAAVQDADPQQFPVREGEDPWTQEELDEVRSTLQEEAARLHTEVAEAEQDLAELMRDYGDGAGDDQADAGSATLEREQELSLANNSRELLQQVTHALERIADGTYGNCESCGQPIGKMRLQAFPRATLCLTCKQKQERR
- the lspA gene encoding signal peptidase II, translated to MQAEAGTPLTHAHPRRTTLIFLVAAGWLILDQATKWWAESALTRGESVPLVGELLQLHLTYNSGAAFSLGTGMTGVLTAVATVVVLVIIWQALRTRSLPWALTLGLLLGGALGNLTDRYLRPPGPGRGHVVDFLALPNFPVFNFADMGITFAAVAIVILALRGYLPDGTREVAEKDADDHTQGAADRHGTDRAAEERGR